Proteins encoded within one genomic window of Acidimicrobiales bacterium:
- a CDS encoding cupredoxin domain-containing protein — translation MPKIFAIAVLTLALVGCSAKKADTVVAVTGTDKACTAADTTLNAGTIRFQMTNKAKLTNELYVLGDKDRVIKEVENVLPGGTADLDVDLKAGTYTLNCKPGQTGDGFRQKFTVKGAGGTTGAVGAKADRTIDVTAREFAYTFATPLSINQGDAIEFDLTNAGQEHHEFEVLGPDGKSIGEIESVAPGRSGTATFVFAKPGVYTYQCLLKTPDGRVHKNLGMTGTFTVS, via the coding sequence ATGCCTAAGATTTTTGCTATTGCGGTCCTGACGCTGGCACTCGTCGGTTGCAGTGCGAAGAAGGCCGACACGGTCGTCGCCGTCACCGGCACCGACAAGGCCTGCACGGCCGCCGACACGACGCTCAACGCCGGAACGATCCGCTTCCAGATGACGAACAAGGCGAAGCTCACCAACGAGCTCTACGTCCTCGGCGACAAGGACCGCGTGATCAAGGAGGTCGAGAACGTCCTGCCGGGCGGGACGGCCGACCTCGACGTCGACCTCAAGGCGGGCACCTACACGCTCAACTGCAAGCCGGGTCAGACCGGCGACGGCTTCCGCCAGAAGTTCACGGTGAAGGGCGCCGGCGGGACGACGGGTGCCGTCGGCGCCAAGGCCGATCGGACCATCGACGTGACCGCCCGCGAGTTCGCGTACACGTTCGCCACGCCCCTCTCGATCAACCAGGGCGACGCCATCGAGTTCGACCTCACCAACGCCGGCCAGGAACACCACGAGTTCGAAGTCCTCGGACCCGACGGGAAATCCATCGGCGAAATCGAGAGTGTCGCACCGGGCCGCTCGGGCACCGCCACGTTCGTATTCGCCAAGCCTGGCGTCTACACGTACCAGTGCCTGCTGAAGACGCCCGACGGCCGCGTCCACAAGAACCTCGGCATGACGGGCACCTTCACCGTCTCCTAG
- a CDS encoding response regulator, giving the protein MKILIADDSRVMRQIVVRTLRQAGYGDATVVEASSGAEGLTMVGAEQPDLVLSDWNMPEMSGIDFLKQLRSTGDGRPFGFVTSEGSTQMRELAEEAGALFLIAKPFTPEAFREVLQPVLG; this is encoded by the coding sequence ATGAAAATCTTGATTGCCGACGACAGCCGCGTGATGCGCCAGATCGTGGTGCGCACGCTGCGCCAAGCGGGCTACGGCGACGCCACCGTGGTCGAGGCATCCAGTGGCGCCGAGGGCCTGACGATGGTGGGCGCCGAACAGCCCGACCTCGTGCTGTCCGACTGGAACATGCCCGAGATGAGCGGCATCGACTTCCTGAAGCAACTGCGGTCGACGGGAGACGGGCGGCCCTTTGGCTTTGTGACGTCCGAGGGTTCGACGCAAATGCGCGAGCTCGCCGAAGAAGCCGGCGCGCTATTCCTCATCGCCAAGCCGTTCACGCCCGAAGCGTTCCGCGAAGTGCTGCAACCGGTGCTCGGCTGA
- a CDS encoding chemotaxis protein CheX, with protein MTLIHTGPEPEVVEQIVQEIFQGLIGEDGPLPYPLPYDGSPLDVSASVSVTGEWSGHVVMACGEVLGRKIAAGLLMTEPEEITDDDLSDAMGEFANVVGGNVKAMMPGPSKLSLPVAVLGSARERLPGTVEATRVEMTWHDAPFIVSVWAPEEKESNHKEMAE; from the coding sequence GTGACCCTCATTCACACCGGACCCGAACCCGAAGTCGTCGAGCAGATCGTGCAGGAGATCTTCCAGGGTCTCATTGGCGAAGACGGGCCGCTGCCGTATCCGTTGCCCTACGACGGCTCGCCGCTGGACGTGTCCGCGTCGGTGTCGGTGACCGGTGAATGGTCGGGTCATGTCGTGATGGCGTGCGGCGAGGTACTCGGCCGCAAGATCGCGGCCGGTCTGCTCATGACCGAACCCGAAGAGATCACCGACGACGACCTGTCCGACGCGATGGGCGAGTTCGCCAACGTGGTGGGCGGCAACGTCAAGGCGATGATGCCGGGCCCGAGCAAGTTGTCGCTTCCCGTCGCCGTCCTCGGCTCCGCGCGCGAACGCCTGCCTGGAACCGTGGAGGCGACCCGGGTCGAGATGACGTGGCACGACGCCCCGTTCATCGTGAGTGTCTGGGCGCCCGAAGAGAAGGAGTCAAACCACAAGGAGATGGCCGAATGA
- a CDS encoding response regulator: protein MDDSRTMRSMLRRIVTPLGFEVSEAGDGAQALDAIEGGDVPDVALVDWNMPVMDGLSFISAVRNNPELRNVTLVMVTTESEQSQIVRALAAGAHEYLIKPFTADALVDKLSFLGLIPQQEEVGW, encoded by the coding sequence GTGGACGACTCGCGCACCATGCGCTCGATGCTGCGACGCATCGTGACGCCGCTGGGCTTCGAAGTGTCCGAGGCGGGCGACGGGGCGCAAGCGCTCGACGCCATCGAAGGCGGCGACGTTCCCGACGTCGCCCTCGTCGACTGGAACATGCCAGTGATGGACGGGCTGTCGTTCATCTCGGCGGTGCGCAACAACCCCGAGCTGCGCAACGTCACGCTGGTGATGGTCACGACTGAATCCGAGCAGTCGCAGATCGTGCGGGCGCTGGCCGCCGGTGCCCACGAGTACCTGATCAAACCGTTCACCGCCGACGCGCTGGTGGACAAGTTGAGCTTTCTCGGACTGATCCCGCAACAAGAGGAGGTGGGGTGGTGA